AGCTGGTCCTCTGATATGCAGGTTTCACAGTACACCAAGTAAAACTGGATTGAACGTGACTAAGATAAGTTACTTTGCTCACTAAAATAAAGGGTTTTTTTCTGGCTGGAGAACAGCGACGTGGATAAACCTATTGCTTGTTGGGAAGCAACCAGTTGTGACAGGAGCAGGTGAGTGTTAATGTTTGctttcagcacacacacacacatacacacacaacacacacacacacacacacacacacacacacacacacacacacacacacacacacacacacacacacataacacacactcatacaatctctttctctctgttcttgtccttgtctctttctttcacacacacacaatgttaaaGTCAGCAGAAAGTCAAAACTCAAGTCTTCAAAAAATTGATCAAACTCCAGGGGTCACAAACCCACTGTCAACTTTCTCCTAAATAGATGAAATTACtgatataggctatatattacAAGGAATAGCTTATAATATATAACTAGGCTATaactaaaagaaatacaattttaCTGTTTGCAGTATCTTACACCACTGCCAGTGCCTAGCTTTCATGTGGAAGATGACAGCTCCACTTGCTCTGTCTGATTTATGGCAACAACATCTGCTTGTGCCATAAATCTCCATAATAATCTCCATTTCCTGTCACATACAACATTTtggcttcaaaataaaaggccATTTGAAGGCAAGAAAAGGGCTGGTAATTAAACCAGTGTCTCATTAATATTGCATATTGAAAAGCAGACCCTTTGttaatttttaacatttataaaTTGTCAGTCTGCATAAATCCTTATTTTGAATACACCactactgtttgtttatttcgcATTGGACAAACCAGTACAGATGGCGAGTCAGCACGATGGCAAAAGCAAACACTATCACAATTTGTAGTCCTGCTGAATCCAACCAAGGCAAGTTGCAATAAgtcaacacagacacagttactGCACATATCAATCATTAATTAAAGCAGGGGTGGCGGCTAATGTAGCCTACCCAAATACTCCATGCTGCAAATATGGACAGGCAGCTATCCTTACAGTAACACCGTATTGTGACAATCCGCAAGTTAATACCCATATTACTCAAAGACGATGAAAGCACCCTCACTGCGCAGAAGCAATCACCACCCAAGTCTCGGTCATGGTTACACCAATACATGTAGATAAACCTCAACACTAAATCAAACCCACAACACCAAAACCCAggtaacataaatgcacacccaaaacattaacagaacatcATTAAAACATACTTTGACGATGACAGGAACCGTTCAAAACAACGTCCCATGTGCCTTTGCAGTGCTTCAGCGCAGAGCACAACGTCCTATCGGCCGTTACAGTATTGTGCACACAACTACGCTAAAGTTAAAGCATTCAAACCCCTGTGTATTCCTTGTATTACCCTACTACTATTTTGCCACCTTCTCTACCTTTAGCGTTTATTCACGTCTTTCGAATGCGCCTCTCTCGCCTCGTCTGTTGGGTTTGGTTGTCATGATAATCACTGGCAGTGTTGGGAAAGGGGAATGGGTGATTTGGGAGTGGACTAAAAAAATCAGGCTACATAAAATATTTTGATGACAATATCGtaaattatatttgtcaacGTGAGCCTTCTACACGTGGAGAGTGACCTCACAGAAAAAGTCAAAGCAGAAGAGATAACTGATGCTTACGAtaccaaaaatataaaaccaggGTCTAAAAAGGTCTGAATTTACACTTTACTTTACTTCTACGTTTTGAGTATGAAATTGAGCTGAAGTGATTAACCCATTAATTGATTTGCCAAATATATCATGATTGCATCTTCTCAAATTTGAGAAATTGCTGCTTTTCCTTGTCTTAATTAAGAGCAAACTATTTTTGAGGTTTTAACTATTagctgggaaaaaaacaaagctaTTTGTAGATGTCACTTTAGGCTCCTGGATATTGTAATGGGAATCTATATTTTCTGATGTTACAAATACCAAACTATTCATCGcctaatttaagaaaataatgGGCAGATTTATTGATAACAGAAGAAGTTTAATTATGCTCCGAGCCACAAATATATTGAGATGCACAGCAACGTCAACGAGAAGCTATATACCATATCTAAATCTAAAttaaatgtgcagttttatttatattcttcATGATTCAGACCTCTTGGTGTCAGAGTTTTAAAAGTGAAGATGTTTGTAACATACATCAACTCCTCTTGGAGAAGAAGGGTAGTCATGACCCCTCCTGTTCTCGTTAATGGACAATGAATATGGTCATTAGATGCATCCCTGGTTTAGAGTGAGTGAAACAAAGGGAAAGAGGGTAGCATGTTGTTGGTTAAAAGATTAAACTATGGCCTTGTAATGATTATGAATTTAGCAGCTTATTGCCAATGTATTCTTAAGTGCCAGGCATATTTACAGCGGCTGCTTGTTTCATTGGCTTTTGAGAAGGTTGATCCTGACAGGGCTAACACCTCAGAAGAGTATTGTTCCATCCATGACGTCAGAGGCCCAGTGTTGCCATTTGGCAGTCTACTTACAACATAATAAACTGCTTCTAGACTGATACCGTCACCATCATTATATTAGAGCTAGTCAGGCTGGGATTAGGCCAACAACTTTAGTTTAAATATGCTGTATTCAATCATAACCTGGTTTATACTGAGACAACACTTTACATGATTGCTCCATTGTATGGGAatgtgtgatgtcatcaagGGCACATTTATCATGACTTCACGGGCCAGTTGCTGTCAGAAAATGTAGGACATTTGAAATGGTTTATGTTGATTCAactaaaagaataaaataaacagaaattaattaattaattaattaattaacacaGCTCCAAAACATCATCatcttgtgtgcgtgtgtgtgtgtgtgtgtatgtgtgtgtgtatgtatgtgtgtgcgcgcgcgcgcgtttgtgcgtgcgtgcgcccCTCCTACCCTCCTACCCTCGTTCCGCTCCGTGAAAGCCACAGTTTATTATTTGACGTTGAAGCGCTCAGGATCCGCTGCCCGAGACAGCCTGGGAGAAAGACGCTCCGGGAGCCTCGACGCACAAACTCACCGTCCGAAAATGACCGTAGAAAGAATATTCGACGAGCTCGGACATTTCAATAGGTATCAAAGACTCACTAAGTTATCATATTTCACGTGTTATGTAAATTAATTTGGGTTATTTTGTAGAATCATCAACTGCCAGTTGAGTAGCTTTGGAATTAACTTCTCAACTTCTAAATATATTTCTATTCAACGTTACAAATGCGTTTTTGAAGACAAAACCCTAATAGGCTAACTAAAAGAGAGCTCAGTCACTCCAGCATTTCATTACTTGTGCAGAATGCCGTTAGATCATTTTATCATGTATTTATATCACATCTAAATGCTCACTGAGGGGCGAGTCTTCACCTCAGAGGAACTTGTGGATCCTCTTTTTAGATTTTTGaattctctctcactctctctctctctctctctctctctctctctctctctctctctctctctctctctctctctctttctctctctgaagtcCATGATTAGtcccattttctttctttttagaaAAGTTAAAAATGCCAGAATGTAACTATTTTCCAATTTTTTCAGTTTATCCCTTAAAGTGAAAAAATGCTGAATTAATGTCATTACATatcaaatataatatatacactGATGccgctattattattattattattattattattattgttattattattattataattattattattattattattattattcagtaggttttattttccatctttcttttttcatctcatcatatcttattattagtattattattaagtgTTTTGTTTCTATCTTATTTTGAATTGATTATGGCATTCTATCCCTGTTTTTCAATTCAGTTTGTCATGTCGTTACCTTATTGTAAAGCTGCTATACAAATAGAAATATCATTTCACTTGTCCAACATGGTCCAGCTTGTCTCAACGTTTCAATTAAATCCAATGCAAtttgcacttttatttttttaacttatcaCTGtattttttctgcacatgggcaGAGCTTTATATGGATATACAGTGAGTTGTTAAGGTGACCTTTTAGCAGTTATCTGTTAAATGGGAGAGTTAAATGATTGCTGCCAAGTCACTTATCTCTTTTTCAGCTCTGGTGTCGGGCATATGTTTaatgcattttctttctctcagaTATCAGGCATGTCTTTACTTTGCAGCAGTCTTCCAGGCCATAGCATGTGGGATCCACTACCTGGCCTCTGTCTTCTTAGTGCAGACACCAAACTTTGTGTGCAGCGTGCCCGGCAACATCACCGATGTCCTATATGGTAACCTGACGGGATTTAGTTTGGAAGACATCCTGCCAATCTTCAAGTCAGACACTGGGCCCTTGGTGGTGAGGACGGCTGAAGGAGAACAGTGGGAGCTCAGCCGGTGCCGCTGCGCCCTGCGCATTAACCCCAAAAACTTTACATATGACTTTGATGGAAACAAAACAGTGAAAGCCTGCGATGGGAACTTTGTTTACGACCTCACTGAAATTCACCAAAGCATAGTGACGGACTGGGACTTGGTGTGTGAGAACGAGTGGCTGGCCAAGATGTGCCAGCCCACCTTCATGCTGGGAGTACTGGTCGGAGCGCTGGTGTTTGGAGACATTGCTGACAGGTAAGCAGGGGATGGATAACGTCTTGCAAAATGTGTATTTACACAGGGCGAGGCAAATTATGTCATGTAAGTCACATGAAGTAGAGTTTCACCAAATAAGGAAATTCTTTTCACGTGTGCATGGAAACAAGAGCACAGGTTCAAGTGGCTGTAAGAACCTTTATAATCCTTTACACATGTAGTCATAACTTCAGGAGACATCTTTGCAGTTCTGCCTCATTACTGTCATCTCTCATGCTCAGTGGTTGATATGTGAGCACAGGACTGGTTTGTCTATCAAGCATGGAGGCATAAAGCATGTGGGAGAGGGATGATGAGAGTGACAGTCACGCAGGAAAAGTGGATAGTTGGTGTGGATGATGGGATTGAGGGATGAGAGCAGCATTTAGAAGTAGGACCTCTGATAAAATCAGTCGAGGACACATGCTTTGATGTCGGCCAACCATAAGGTAAGGATAAAGTGCTGATGGCAGTGGTTACCAAGGCCTGCCGTGTTTCTTGCTCCTGCCCAGGACAAGAAGATCTCCGTCCTTTGCCCCAAGTTCTTAAGTGACTCACATTTCAAATTTCTTTTGGTGTTAGCAGCCCTGGTAGTTAGTATGGATCATCACACCTCACTGTAtcactgtcttgtgtttttatccATGGTCTTTTCCATTATGACTAATGGGTGAATGCCTTTATGGGCTTAACATTGTCAGAGGTCAAGTTTTGCCTGTTAATGGCTGTATAAGTTACATCAAGCAGTCAAAGAGGTGCTGGAGCATCTCTTCCATGTTCAATGCAAAGTGTCATCCCATGTTTATGTTCTATTCACAGAGCTGGATATTATTGGCGTTAGATATTGTACAGGTAGAATTGAGGCAAATCTGTAAGGTATGAAGGGAAGGGTTCATCACACAATGCTGGaatattataatttgtttactACCGAAAGCAGAACTTCAGTGACTTAAACAAATTACAAACCTTTTGTGTCTGCAACTTTAttcaaatatgtaaaatatgccATGCAATGCCTACATCAAAATGTTGGTCTGGTACAATCATACCTTGATTTAATGCATTGTTTACCTATTAACTCAGTTtctttatctctctgtctctctctttcaccctctctctgtttctctaccTGCATTGGGCGTCTCTCTCCTCCAGAGTTGGTCGTGTGAGGATCCTGATGTTCACCAGCCTCTGTCAGTTTGGGTTTGGGGTGTCTGTAGCGTTTTCTGGACACTATTATTTCTTTCTAGTGCTCCGCTTCCTCCTTGCCATGGTGagttcagtgtgtgtatgtactgcTTTTTTGGTAGTTTatccttgtgtgtctgtgttcttgcATGCCATGGTTGGTGCAATTTGGAGAAATGACAAATCAATTTCCATGGAATGATATAAGAGCATACCTAAAGAAAGTAGTCAGGTGAGCAACTGTGATATGAATTTCCAGTACATTTCCAGAGACCTCAAACTTAGATGATAAAGTTATCCACCAGTGTGAAATTGCATTTTGCAAAACAATTTCAAatcactgaaaataaaaaagtctcTGTTAACACTATTAATGCTTGCACCCAAAGCCAGTATGGGACAAGGGAGGTGCCCTACTTTCTGCTTGAAAACAAGCATGCTTCTTTAGGTTCATCATGTGTCCAACAATCGCTTAACCAATCTCTTCTGTTCTCTATGAATACCACCTCCTGTTAGTCATATTGCAGTGAAGCCAACATGTAAAACAAAGCAAGATGTTAGTTCCAGCTATGTATAATAAGAACATAACTATAACTGTGTAActttatctgtatatatatatatatatatgtatgtatatttatatatttatatatatatatatatatatatatatatatatatatatatatatatatatatatatatttctgccCTCTTGGGAGTAAAGTATTTACCCAAATCTGCTTCGAAAAATCATTTACATTCATATAAAACAAGGGAATGTAAGACATTTGCAGACCACAATTGcttttacatgtactgtaaattgATGTAATGTAAACTGATAGAGATTTAAAGGGCATGATGTATTTTTCTGCATGTCAAGCATACatctctgtgtatatataaatatagctTATGCATTTACATTTGCATCTGAGTTCAGTTGGGGTAAATacctaaaatgtaaacattgaaTTTCATCTTACAAATTAAATCAGGTCCTCTACTGGTCCTAAGCTCTGCTGGTTTGTGCAACACAAAGAAACTGAAATTCCCAGACCACCACAAGATTAACAGTTGTAGAGCAAGTGTCTTTAATGTGTCTTAATgtctgtatgtttatgtgtgtgcacaaTGGTGATTTTGTGTACAGGGTAATAGATAATATGTGCATGAAACAACATGTTTACAAGGCAAAGGAAGTGAGTCATTACGGTTAGGATTAGTCCAAAGTTGTGCTGAAAGAGCCCTTACAGCTCGTTAACCGTTtcactcctctctgtctcctaaCCGCCTCCCCCCCAGTCCTCCCCAAACCTCCCCAGCCACAGCTGTTGTTTTCACATAGAATGAGACTCTCAGCTAGTGAAGGCTCATACTGCAGAGCAGCAAACCTGCTTACTGCCATATCTATTAcattgagatttaaaaaaaaaaaactatttttaggGATTAGATTTTATAGACATTTTTTACAGATATTTTCAACATGTAacttattgttgttgttgttatcatcatcatcattattattatatcatacTGTTAATTTTTAGGGTGCTGTATATGCATgcaaaaaaatggaaaagagTTAATCAGATCTGCTCTGTAAACAGCATGAACAACTGGAGCAAGCAATAATGCTAATTTTCAATGTTAAAGCAAAGACGAAAGGACACATTGTTTCTTTCACAAATGAATTCATAGGTGATAAAATTGGTCAGTTCAATAGACTCAGGTTTTGCTGCTACAGTTTTATTGGTCTGGCTTGATCAGTAGTAGTagttgctaatgttagcaaacatatacatatatagtgtAACTTCTTTTTCCCGCTTTCATGATTCTTTTCTACTTGTGCTACTTTTACATTGAGCATTTAGCTTTATCCCATAGTTGCTTATTGTGGCTGCGGTGGCAGCTGTTCAGTAAACGTTTGAAATGATGATGTGGCCTAAAGGAAAGACAAGCACCATTTAAAATCCTTAACAACCAGACACTGTGACACTCTGTGGTACACTCATGTATATTAAACAATTGTTTTGTCTTTCAATCATCCTTCCTTTTATTCATGTCCCTCCTTTCCTCCTACCTATCTTTGCGTTTGGCAGGTGTCTAGTGGCTACCTCGTGGTGGTGTTTGTCTACGTCACAGAGTTCACTGGCATCAAGGTGCGCACATGGACCTCTATGCACGTGCATGCTGCCTTTGCTGTCGGCATCATGGTGGTGGCTCTGACCGGTTACCTGGTGCGGGTCTGGTGGATCTACCAGATCATCCTCTCCACATGCACCTCGCCCTTCCTGCTCCTTTGCTGGAAGTTCCCTGAAACACCTTTTTACTTGATGGCCAAGGGCCGCTACAAGGAAACTCAGACCCTGCTGGACGCAATAGCCCGCTTCAACGGCCTTGAATGCCGGCTGAAGGTGCAGGAGCTTCTGGAaccagaggagagggagaacgGCAAAGCTCTGCTGGAggaggcagagcagcagccattGCAGTCTGAGAAGAAGCTGTCCATCCTGGATCTGTTTGGCAGCTGGAGAATGGCGAGACGTACATGCACAGTGTGGGCCATCTGGTTCATCGGCAGCCTGGGCTACTACGTTTTCTCTTTGGGCTCAGTCAACCTAGGAGGAAACCAGTATGTTAACCTCTTCCTGGCTGGTAAGTGatgaaaaaaggaggaaaatagTAGTAATGACACTGCAAAACTAACTAGCATCCTGCTTAGGTCATCCAATTGTAGATTTGTTGTTTACATGTATTGTTGACAACTGTATTACATCACAACATGTGTGGGTTTTAAATGCAGAGtggctttgtgtttgtgtgtttctttcttttttaaagattatttttgggggcatttgtaggcctttattttcacaggagaGATGAATACatggaaagggggagagagcgggaatgacatgcagtaaagggccgcaggtcggagtcaaacccatgGCATCggggagtaaacctctatatatgtgcacctgctctaccaactgagttaACCTGGCCACATCTGTgcgtttctttatttcttttagtGTTCCTGTAGTGAAGCTGCTTACCAAGTTGAACAGGATTTAAAATTGTTTAGAGAATCTCAGCATTAACACTTAACTCTGTTCGTAATATTTGTGGTGTACGTTTTAAAATAATACGTTCATTTATATTAGTTAGGATAATATGATGTCGTTGGGAAGGCAGCAAGATGATTTCTGTTCTACAGTTTGGCTTTGTTAACGTCTCTTGTTTTTGGTAACTTAGCAGGTCAAATTAGCCTGTGAGCAACTTCAGTAAAATAACAGCTCTTCATCTGCAGGCTTaatagtttgtgtttttttcatctgataaaaaaataagatttccactgtaaaaaaaaaaaggttaacaaATCAAGAACTGATGTACTGCTCATGTTATACTATTTTGAATGTATGGGGGTTTCCCAGGCAAATATTTCTCACAAATGCACATCTCAAATACTACGTTTGGTACTTATAATGTCTGGGGATGACATTTTATGAATTCAGCAGATGAAatcctttgtttttttccctcttcatactcaacagaaaacactgattTTAATGTTCTTCCTTTACAGTGCCCAGCCGGACCATTCATATTCCCCACTAATGTGGAGCACATTTTAGGAAGCTGAGCTACACCAACATTGCAGATGCCGGTTATTTAGCTGTCCTAGATAGaaactgtctctgtgtctctgtgtcagtaTGTCAGTGCCACGATAACCTCTGACCGACTACTGCTGTGATTGTCTGTTTACAGGTGCAGTGGAGC
This genomic window from Perca flavescens isolate YP-PL-M2 chromosome 18, PFLA_1.0, whole genome shotgun sequence contains:
- the slc22a16 gene encoding solute carrier family 22 member 16; the encoded protein is MTVERIFDELGHFNRYQACLYFAAVFQAIACGIHYLASVFLVQTPNFVCSVPGNITDVLYGNLTGFSLEDILPIFKSDTGPLVVRTAEGEQWELSRCRCALRINPKNFTYDFDGNKTVKACDGNFVYDLTEIHQSIVTDWDLVCENEWLAKMCQPTFMLGVLVGALVFGDIADRVGRVRILMFTSLCQFGFGVSVAFSGHYYFFLVLRFLLAMVSSGYLVVVFVYVTEFTGIKVRTWTSMHVHAAFAVGIMVVALTGYLVRVWWIYQIILSTCTSPFLLLCWKFPETPFYLMAKGRYKETQTLLDAIARFNGLECRLKVQELLEPEERENGKALLEEAEQQPLQSEKKLSILDLFGSWRMARRTCTVWAIWFIGSLGYYVFSLGSVNLGGNQYVNLFLAGAVELPSYLVGCFAMDRIGRKKTCAPALLLAGVACLLIIVVPADIEALAIALCMTGKFAIAIAFGLIYLYTCELYPTIIRSLAVGSGSTMCRVGSVVAPFCVYLADVWTYLPQLIVGILAFIIGVLTLLLPETLGRPLTTTLEEAEALGREPSKKNSALGNKDAEDRM